The region aaaaaaaggaaatctctgaagaaccatgtctttttttttttttttttttttggggggggagtaCTTCTGGGGCATACTGGCATTGTTGTTAAGGATGTTGTTTACCGTTTTATTTCTAGGAGGTCTGTGCTTACTTGGTGCATATGctgacagtgatgatgatgagaGTGATGTTTCAGAAAAACCAGCACAGTCTAAAGAGGCGAATGGAAACCAGTCAGCTGATATTGATAGTACATTGGCCAACTTCCTAGCGGTTAGTGGTGCTTTTTGGATTTTTAGTTACTGAAGCCACTTTGGGACCTGGATCCCAGGTGGTTAGCCTACTTTTCTCAGTTTcaatgtctccctctcccttcttttccctttccatctctcttccttagtcctccccactgctctcttctcttttttgtaaAGCTTgtaaacagagggaaaaaatggataaTTAAAGGGTTTGGGAGGTTTTATGTAATTGGAAGATGAGAGTTTTGATTCAAAAAGCTGAGAACTGATCacgtagaattttttttttttaatggtgattGTCATTTCCTGTTTTCTGGTTTTGAGGTTATTAATGcatctgttaatattttcattctaaaGGAGATTGATGCTATAACAGCTCCTCAGCCTGCATCTTCTATAGGAGCTTCTGCTCCACCTCCAACTCCACCTCGACCAGAGCCAAAGGAATCCACAACATCTGCCCTTTCTTCTACTACTTCAAATGGAACAGACTCAACTCAAACAGCAGGGTGGCAATATGATACTCAGTGCTCACTAGCAGGAGGTAAGCTTAatcctttgattttatttacttatttttttatcctttgatttctttattttttatttttttaagaaatctaaaGTGCCATCTTTAAAGGTGTTGTAGGCGGCATTGAGATTCCCAAAGATGAAAGCTTGTATCCTTTAGCTTGAGACTTTAGGATTCTGGCCCATTAAATACACTATTTGGAAGATGATAAGGAGGACTGTTTTCTCTGAGAATTACTAGGATAATAAttgtatcttttgaaaaataattgcaaaaaaggaaaaaaaaattgcttgccCTTTTCACCAGTTGGAGTTAGGCCAAGTGAATAGTAAAGGCCATTGTTTTAGAAATTGGGGAGGGGagcattgaaaatatatttttggactATCAAACTGCTTTTTTGAGCCATGTGTGCAAAGATGATTTGAGAAGGAGTTGAtccccaggggacatttgccaatgtctgaagacatttttggttttcacaacAGGGGGTGGCAAATTGTTAATGCATCTAGTGAGTAGAATCTGGGATGCTAAACACTACATAGGACTGCCCCCACCACAAAAAGAACTATCCagcctcaattcttttttttctttttttttaagatttaatttctttattcatgagagacacacagagagagagagacagagacaggcagagggagaagcaggctccatgcagggagcccaatgtgagacgcagtcccaggactccaggatcatgccctgggccaaaggtagatgctcaaccactgagccactcaggcatccctagctCAAAAGTTAACAGTGTTATGGTGGAACCCTGTGTTAGATTGTTACAGCTTTGAGCTGGCTTGGGATAGGAGGTCAGAATTACCTgaaatttgtgctttttttttttccacttttaatttatttttaatttattttttaatttttatttatttatgatagtcagagagagagagagagagagagaggcagagacacaggcagagggagaaacaggctccatgcaccaggagcccgacgtgggattcgatcccgggtctccaggatcgtgccctgggccaaaggcaggcgccaaagcgctgcgccacccagggatcccctaatttatttttattatttttttaatgttcttagtTTATTAGTCCTCTCATGAAAAATCTGCACAATTACCACAGATAAAGCCACTGCAGAATCCTTATTCCTCCTGTTGTCCAATCTCCAGCTCACTTTTTGCCAGCACCAATGTTGGCTTTTGCAGTCCCCCCCtgactttcttcattctgtttttgcgTTCTTTGCGGTTTTCTTgaagtctttttcttcttatacAGGCCGTGTCTTGCAAGTCTACgtttgggttcatttttctttgcataatcCAAGGAATCATAAGTCATGCCGAAGTCAGTTATCTTGCTACCAGCATAATGGGTTCTGTATCCAAATACAAATATGACATCTGGTGTGGTCTTGTACGTTTTGGCTGGTTTTTCCCGAATTTCTTGCTTGGGTACTATTGCCTTCCCGGGGTGAAGAACAGCAATAATCATCTGTTTCCCCTGAAGCAGTCGGATGGTCATGAACTTCCTGGTCCGGATAGTTACAGTGTCGTTCATGATGGCAGCCGAGGTTCAAGCAGCCGGGGAGGAAAAGagtcacttttaattttaattccagtatagttaatatacagtgctatattagtattaggtttacaatatagtgatttagcaATACTGTCCTTATTCCATGCTCATAAGTGCATTTCTTAATCCCTATTACCTATTTTACCCATACCTACCTACCCTCTGGTAAcagtcagtttgttctctatagttaagagtctttttctcggtttgtctctttttgttttttcttcccctttgctcacttgtttcttaacttccacaggagtgaaatcatatggtatttgtttttctctgactgactgaactttgcttagcattatactctctactGTCTGTTGTtgtaaatagcaaaaaaaaaaatttttttttaagattttatttattcatgagagagagagagaggcagtgacataagcagagggggaagcaggctctgtgcagggagcctgatatgagacttgatcttgggactccaggatcactccttgtgccgaaggcagatgcttgactgttgagccaccaaggcatcccataaatggcaaaatttcattctttttttgtctgaataatactccattgggggtgtgtgtgtgtatgtatgtatgtatatatatgtgtgtgtgtgtatgtatatatatgtgtgtgtgtgtatatatatctatatatatctttattgatGGAtccttgggctgtttccataatttagctatcataagtaatgctgctataaacatagggatgtaTATATTATCCTTTCAAACTAGTGTTTTCATAGGCTTTGGATAAATAACGAGTAGTGTGATTTCTGGATtggaaatcatattttaaattttttgaggaatctccatactatttcccatagtggctgcgccactttgcattcctaccaacagtgcaagagggttcttttttctccgcatcctcaccaacatctgttgtttcttctgtttttgattttagccattctgacagatat is a window of Vulpes lagopus strain Blue_001 chromosome 11, ASM1834538v1, whole genome shotgun sequence DNA encoding:
- the LOC121471367 gene encoding 40S ribosomal protein S24-like, with the translated sequence MNDTVTIRTRKFMTIRLLQGKQMIIAVLHPGKAIVPKQEIREKPAKTYKTTPDVIFVFGYRTHYAGSKITDFGMTYDSLDYAKKNEPKRRLARHGLYKKKKTSRKPQRTQKQNEESQGGTAKANIGAGKK